Sequence from the Streptomyces sp. NBC_00440 genome:
CATCCGGGGTTGAACGCGATCACCTGGTCGCCGGGCCGCAGCAGCACGTCGAACAACAGGAACAGCGCCTCCTGCGCGCCGTGCGTGACGGTGACCGACTCCGGCCGGCCGCCGTACAGTCCGGCGATCCGGTCGCGCAGTTCCGTGGTGCCCCGGTCGGTCCCGTAGCCGAGCTCAAGGTCCGCGGGGACGCTCAGGTCGGACAGTCTGCGGCTCGGTACGTAGCTGTTGCCGAGGTCGATGTCGTAGCGCCCGGCGGAGTCGACGAACGTCCAACGGGCGATGGAGTAGAACGGCTTCGCGGCGATGCCGGCGTCGAGGGGCGTCATGCGGCAGTCCCCTGCCCGGCCGGGGCACCGGCGGTCGGCCTGCTGGTGTCCGTTTCCGGTGCGGGCGGGCCTGTTACCGGCGTGTCCGGTGCGGCCGTGTCCAGTGCGGCGGGCAGTCCGAGACGGGCGCGGAGTCGCGGTGCCAGGAATCCGGCCGCGACCTGCTCCGAAGCGCCGGACAGGGTGACCGCGCCCTGCGCGTCGATGGCCGTCTCGAAGGCACCGCCGGGCATCCGCACCCGTACCGCGTGGTCCACCAGGCCCAGGGCATGAGCGGCGCTGGCCGCGGCGCAGGCGCTGCTGCCGGAGGCCAGGGCGTAGCCCGCGCCGCGCTCCCAGATCTCGATCTCCACCGTCTCGCGGTCGAGCACGCGCATGAACTGCACGTTGGTCCGCTCGGGGAAGGCCGGATGGCCCGCGATCAGCGGCCCCACCTCATGTGCCAGCGCGGCGGACACCTCGGGGAGCGGGACGACGGTGTGCGGGTTGCCGTTGTTCAGACAGGTCACCTGGAGCTGTCGCCCTGCCACGTCCAGCGGCCGGGCCACGACGGGGCCGGGCAGGTCCTGCGCCGGAATGTCCGC
This genomic interval carries:
- the dapF gene encoding diaminopimelate epimerase is translated as MYDFVKYQALGNDYLVIDPQRIDLLGLPSTAQAARLLCDRHFGIGADGVLLGPVGAVRDGEPVVLRAFNSDGSVCGRSANGLRIFALHLYQYHQGARDVVIRTLAGDTAVRIEDLDEGIARVEMGRPTFEAADIPAQDLPGPVVARPLDVAGRQLQVTCLNNGNPHTVVPLPEVSAALAHEVGPLIAGHPAFPERTNVQFMRVLDRETVEIEIWERGAGYALASGSSACAAASAAHALGLVDHAVRVRMPGGAFETAIDAQGAVTLSGASEQVAAGFLAPRLRARLGLPAALDTAAPDTPVTGPPAPETDTSRPTAGAPAGQGTAA